In Zea mays cultivar B73 chromosome 7, Zm-B73-REFERENCE-NAM-5.0, whole genome shotgun sequence, the following proteins share a genomic window:
- the LOC100381966 gene encoding uncharacterized protein LOC100381966, whose translation MTSRSVLKSFTTLSLNLRDIVPSGLMYYTISYSVKAPAKSSMPVHSKKIMPEMQIFRYIEAASLGGAVCYILHGFHPHRPTNEGRYHAWTSALESACVDNLEAAALQVATNAALMTTYTLRRIWS comes from the coding sequence ATGACCTCTAGGTCAGTGTTAAAATCCTTCACGACTTTATCTCTTAATTTGAGAGACATTGTTCCATCTGGTCTCATGTACTATACAATTTCATATTCAGTGAAAGCTCCAGCTAAATCCAGCATGCCAGTCCACTCGAAAAAGATAATGCCAGAGATGCAAATATTCCGCTACATAGAAGCAGCTTCACTCGGCGGCGCCGTTTGCTATATCCTACATGGATTCCACCCCCACCGACCCACAAACGAAGGACGATACCATGCGTGGACATCCGCCCTTGAATCCGCCTGTGTCGACAACCTTGAAGCCGCCGCCCTTCAAGTAGCCACCAACGCCGCGTTGATGACGACCTACACGCTGCGCCGCATCTGGTCTTGA